The sequence below is a genomic window from Peromyscus maniculatus bairdii isolate BWxNUB_F1_BW_parent chromosome 17, HU_Pman_BW_mat_3.1, whole genome shotgun sequence.
ACTCTCGAGGTGTACACGGTGTGCTCAAGTATCCCGCAACAGCCTCTCCAGTATCTTCCTGAGTTATGAGGCTACTTCACCAACACACTATCAACATGCAAGTTACCAGCTACAGCACTGCCAACCGCCTAAGAATCTATTCATCACAATACACAGTGGGGAGCTAAAcagtcacacaccacacaccattaGAGACTTCTTGAAGTGCAGAGACACCCAACTAGAAGAGTAAGTGTCAAGCTACTTAAAAGCTGCTCCTCGGTGTGTGAAATCTCACCATATGTATATGACTACTTACAATCTGGAGGGGTGAGGGAATAAAAACTCCCGTTCATCTCTGTCAGCCAAACAATAACAAAGATTTTAGACCAACTAAGGACATAAAATGGCAAACTACACTAGATGCAATATTAACTAAGTGCAAATAAGAgcacacaaacagaaaatggaTTCTCAGACAAAGCACCTAAGAGACAGGAAACAGCACTAGTTCAGCAGGAGGAGTATACAAATACGTGGTCCTATATTACTAAACAGAAAGACTATTCCTCCAATGGCTCCATGAACTGCTATCAAGAAGTTCTagtttcttgccgggcggtggtggtgcacacctttagtcctagcactcgggaggcagaggcaggcggatctctgtgagttcgaggccagcctggtctatatatagaGGTCCAGAACATCCacaaaaaaccttgtctcaacaaacaaaaaaaacaaaacttccaaTTTTAAGAAGCATCTGCACAAAATGGCTCACCTTCATCCACAGAAAACTGACAGCTTTTATCATTGAAGAAAAGTATTTTCTTCTTATCGGGACGATTTACAAACAGTATCTGGTCCCCTAaagccttaaagaaaaaaaattaacatcaaattactcatttaaaatatatatatatacacatatatatatatgatacacacacacaggagagagagaaagaacaaaggctTCTTTCTCTTTAGCCTACAGTACACCACTAAGGTCTACATGCCCAGGTTTTAGCTgaatttctgtgtctgtgtctgtgtgcgtgtgcgtgtgcgtgtgcgtgtgtgtgtgagagagagagagagagagagagagagagagagagagagagagagagcgcactaaCTATGCCTAACATGCAATGGCAACAAGCAGGTTTTACAAGAGACTCTCGAATTTAATTGGAAAATGTAATCTTCATGACCATAACTTTTACGGCAAACCCTTCAGGGTACCAGAGCAGACAGGTTATTAAGCAATAATGTTATTAGGTTTTAATGCATCTAGTTCCTTGGTAAAGCATTATCTAACATTATtgttacaagagaaacactcatgTCTTTGAGAAAAACTTTCCTGAAACCTTCTGAAGAATCCGATCATACTGCAGCttcataaagacaaacaaaaccccaacaccTGTCAACATCACGCAAAGATTCTCTTTCCTGCTCTGTGGCACAGAGTAAAGTTCAAATCTTATTTTTGAGTGTTTTTTGACTATTTTATgttcatgagtgttttgtctgaatgcaCGTATGTGCATCCTGTGTGGGCCCAGTGCCGTCAGAGGTCAGCAGAGGGCGGCAGATCCCGGAAGTGCAGTTAGGCACTGCTgggggccaccatgtggttggtggggcgagcctgggtcctctgcaagtcgTCGTCTTTTGTCGTAACTGCTAAACCGACATTTGTCCAGCCCCACAAAGCTCaggttgttttcagacagggtttctctgggtagttttggtgcctgtcccggatctcactctgtagaccaggctggcctcgaactcacggagatccgcctgcctctgcctcccgagtgctgggattaaaggcgagcaccaccaccgcctggccaaagcTCAGATTAAACTGGATCAGTAAAACCCCAGTATATACAGgacaaagtctttaaaaataactcagttctgttttttaaatgtctaaaaCCTCAGGGAAGCCTGGAGATGCctcctcagtgggtaagagcccttgctgctcttccaaaggatccgagttcagttcccaggaccagAATCAGGCAGCCCACACTACCCGTAGCAGCTTCAGCTCCAgcggatccaacaccctctcctctccttgaGCACCACACATACGTACGTgggcagatacacacagacacacacacacagagacctaagaggctggacatggtggcatccaggaggtggaggcagacagatttctgtgagttccaggacaacaaggactacatagtgagaccctgtctcaagaaaataaacaaccaaataaataagtaaaggacAACATTACTAATTCAAATTATAGTAATGATATAAGAGGGAAAAGGGAGATTACCTTGACAGCCTTCTGGGAATTAGGCAGTCCTTCCTCGATGTCTTCTAACAGGATCCCTCCTAACCCTCGCTGGTCGTGGTTATCCAGAAGCCTGAGCAGGGCCTTCTTATCTTTCAGGTTGTACTTTGGCTTGAAGGCATATTTCCCATCTACTACTTCAATTTTGGGATTGTTGACTAAAGCCTGTAATAAGACCACACTTAGGTTACATTTACTAACGGAAACCTCATGTGTATGTTCTGAAATTCTAACATTCCCCAGCACAGGGGCAAACTGAAGTATCTTGGGAACATAAACTAGCAGACCTAAAATATTAGACATCTAGGATCCCAAAACAGGTGATCAGCATAGTGCttcttatttaagaaaaaaagaaaaacctgtacCCTTGTGGGTATTTGCACACTGGGTGAAGATatactgctgtgattggtgtaattaGAAGCTGGACAGCCAATAGCTACGCAGGGAGGATAGGGGGGACTCccgggaagagaggaagaggaggaggaggaatctagttGAGTGAATTATGCCAACAGGACAGAGGGAGTCGGAcagacagaataaaagaaaggtaaaaagccacatggtaaaatgttgattatagaaacaggttaatttaagttataagagctagtaggacatgttttttggtcttttttgagGGGGGCACCACTCAggccccaaataaatcacacatggaggcttatttttacttatgaatgcctggccttagctgaCTTAGTttctgccagcttttcttatgttagcctgtctaccttttgcctctgggcttttcctgtttctcttatttctgtaaaccTTACCCTTACTCTATCGCTTGCTGTATCGCTGGGTTGCTGGACCCTGGAGtccacctcctcctctggctcctagatctccttctatttattctctctgtctgccagcccccccttatcctttctcctgctttgctattagccgttcagttctttattagaccatcaggtgttttagacagagtaacacagtttcacagagttaaataaatgcaacataaacaagcgtacaccttaaaataatattccacaacagggacaAGCTGAAGCTAAGGTCGAGCTTTAATCTGTCACTAAACTTGACTTTTCAATTCTTTGTTAGCATAGAAATTTCTCCGTTTTTCTTTCCCATGTGTCTCATTTACAACTGAATctaatataaaagtaactaatgaATAAGACAAACTTACTGAATATTTTAGTATGCAGTGGAAGTTTTATTTCAGcaaatgtgtacatgtgaagCAGTATTTTAAGGAAGTTTTGAAATACATAAAAGCTCTGTAAAAGTTTGACTTACATTGTATCTAGAATGTAGTTCTCAAGTATCCTTAATCTTATATTTCAGAATGTAAATGTATAATGCAAATTTAGTTCGGTTTCGTGTAAGGGGCCTCCAGTATTAAGGGGTTATCCATTATTGGAAGGGATCAGCTGAAAGTTGCATATCAGCAATGATTTTCATAAGGTGAGGGTCTTTCTAAATTTATGGGAGAAATCTCAATATATGTTGTTGTTAAAGATGGTCGCactgcatagtcctggctgtcctggaactaactttgtaaactaggctggcctcagactcacagagatccacctgctctctgcctcttacatgctggaagcaaggacattttaaaagggactgtaaacaggtcaatcctagaagcaatgtttcttcaaggaacaatggcaacagaatgccccttccttctggagtatgcagaaggtgtggtaagagaaaatatgggcattgaagaaactgcatatggagttaattttcattgtggcaaaagttagccactggacaacaaagtatcctcaaatcaacaggacaaaatggacagacagaacacgaaacaaaggactaccgattcctgccaaaacaagtatggttatggctttatcagaaggcatcttctgaggccaggacaatatggcaccatccctgaagtggccttcacaatctggaaaaggtacagtgcccttttctttgaaggcagctgaacaggcagtgggccgatggcttctgttgtgcaatggaacagcaactgaaagctcacgcctctcaatagtagactggcatttaatagagggatgtggagaagggcatgcttagatgaagccatatatacacagccaagaagaatggacagctgaattcaaaaaccatcaacaatttccagaatttaaaatcctgaatcatgacatgacactagtggaattcaggtgtttctggtacatggactgctctcacccagtgtgaggttgaactgttgaccttgtgtacaacctacttcacaaatgagtctgtcagatacgctaagcctataggctgaagatgatgccccaacactgtggagaaacctcaggtgactgtccaggcagctggctgtttctgtcaactcacaaaatttttggaagttgcttttgtgcacttcctgtttttatttttgttagctaatattatttccttcttgggtctctgagggagttgaagattagttagttatagttgaagattaattaggatagaaagtgaattagatacattttggacttactaaaataggatagataagggaattattttctctgatttgtcaaatacaaatggactagacatcgtttaggtatttgttacttgtatatattgtatatagttattgtacttttgtatatagtttttcttttgttagttataaccttttgccttttttctttttattaaaatagaaaaggggaaatgtggtgatattttatttgtactgaaatgttattttaattttatgttaataaataaagttgcccgggggtcagagctattagagccatagtgagagcgtggtggttagaagagctaggtagatttctgtgtgttcagggatacagccagtattggagacatacgcctttaagacctggagggcggtacttacaggcagtgatgaggcagtcatgtggttgggtttacaaccaatgagaaggcagaacagaaagattatttaaacagggacacaggaagtacctccctctctcggggaagctaggagtactgcaggaggtaagattttatctctgagctctgacctctcggcttttctcttttaccttggctctgtgtttcttattttaataatacgattggttacatctacaagtaggacatgttttttggtcttttttgagGGGGGCACCACTCAggccccaaataaatcacacatggaggcttatttttacttatgaatgcttggccttagctgaCTTAGTttctgccagcttttcttatgttagcctgtctaccttttgcctctgggcttttcctgtttctcttatttctgtaaaccTTACCCTTACTCTATCGCTTGCTGTATCGCTGGGTTGCTGGACCCTGGAGtccacctcctcctctggctcctagatctccttctatttattctctctgtctgccagcccccccttatcctttctcctgctttgctattagccgttcagttctttattagaccatcaggtgttttagacagagtaacacagtttcacagagttaaataaatgcaacataaacaagcgtacaccttaaaataatattccacaacagggacaAGCTGAAGCTAAGGTCGAGCTTTcatgtgtcattatttgtgagctgatggcccaaagaaaaatcagacTACACTGTGCATTATTTGCATACATTCTTTAGAGAGACACTCATTTTATCACAAATGCTTTGAAGAACCTTCATTCTTTTAGAAGACAAACTGAATAACACTCAATAACCTATTAATAGACACAATGAACATGGTATGCCAATCCCTCCTCCAAAGTACAGGCTATCATACATTGGCATTAGAATGGGAGAACATCATGGGGGCAGGAAATCAATGGTCAGTCCTCTCCTGGTATCAATTGGCACTAGCAgctgaagaaagaacagaagaggaCCAGCCTAACGCACATGGGAACTTTACCTGTAAAGTCAGGAGAACACACAATTACTCAAGTTTTGCTGTGCAGCTACTAGCAGAAGGGAAGCCCTCCAAGACAGGCTGGTGGCAGACCTGCaaccccagctacttgggaggctgaggcaggaggattacacaCTCAAGACGACTAGGTTACAGATGAGCTCAGGCCGGCCTGTGCAGCTATGAGAGAACTGTCTCCAAGTAAAAAGTTAGAGGAAACCTAGACGCACAGCTCAGTGAGCGCTTGCCTCGcacagatgaagtcctgagttcaatccacaaaaccaagacaaaaggaaaaaggaagcctACATACTTCTTTCTTCAGTGCCAAGGCGCATAGGAACTTTACCTCTAATGTACAGCGGTAAGAATAAGaccaagaagaataaaaatagtcTTTGGGCTGGCGACAGGGTTCAGaggttaaaggcacttgccacaaaaGCCTCATGACCCAAGTTGAATCCCTGGTAAAGGTGGGAATTAGATAACCAACTCTACCAACCCTATACTAATAatggtaaataaaattttaaaaaattaaaaactataatgTTGCTAAAATCTGAGATATAAGCTAGTTGTGGTGactcatacctataatctcagcacctaggaggctgaggcaggagactgctgCCAAGTGTGAgatcagcctgaactacagagtatCATTTAAGCTAGAagtcacacacacctttgatcccagcactcaagagacagagacaggtggatttctgtgagtttgaggccagcctggtctacatagttgagtttcaggatagccaggtctATacaatgataccctgtctcaaaaacaaaacaaaacaaagcaaaaaacccaactaaacaaaacaaaaaaaaccaaccaaaccaaaaaaccaggacttaaaagaataaaacaaaaccccactgACCTCAGGCAGGTGCTGCTTCTAGCAGTGGCCAAATAACTGATAGAAGACTGTGACCTTCAATAATTCGGGCTAGCTCACCACTTTATAGTACAAAAATCAAGAACTACACCTTCCTTGGTAAAAGAATTGAACCAGGCCAGTGCTGGTGCCACATGTCTTTAATCAAAGcatttgagaggcaaaggcagggggagCTCtgtgagtgagaccctgcctcaaataaatcaatgaaattatTACATCTGGTTATATAGGGGGTACGGGAGCGGGGGgtgttatttgttgttttgttgttttaactgTAGCCCAGACCAGCTTTGGACTCACTCTGGAATCgatgctgtccttgaacttttgatcctcctgcctttccctctcagtgctggaattacaggcctgtgccactacatCCCAGCTCCTATTTGGTCCTCACTCTCATCCCTGGTCCCGAAAAACAGGATGCTTCAGCATCAACTTAAAGAAGTGAACACCCAAACAGAAGTCATTCACTGGCAAACTGGCATGGTCGCGACTGGTTCGGGCTTTCTTCAAATGGTGATTATTTAAATATAACATTCGTGATCATTTTTCTCAGTAATTAGAGATAACTCAGCTACCAAAATATAGAGTGGTCATAATGCAATAGTATGTTTTACTGTCCCTAACATCACAggcttttaatttttctaaagcatatatacaatatacaattaATGGCCATATAAAGTTATGAGCTTATTATTCAAAATACTATTTATAACAAAATTGGTAATTGACTTCACAACTTTAATGTAgtcttaaaagacattttaaaacataaaattatatgaaaatagcTAAACAAATTATAGAAATGTGCATGTTTAAATTAAACAAAGGCTCTACATCAAGTctcaagaaaaagtaaaaatatgatCAGATAACAGTATTCATTAAAAAACACTCTGAGCCAGGCGTGACGACTCATGAAGTCCTAGTCAGAAGTCAGCTGGGACTACCAAATGAGACCTGCAcctgctccctgcccccttctccctgactccctctcatccctccctccatcccctacTCACATacgcacatacaggcacacagacaccacaGCTCTCcccagaaaaacaataaaatgtgtcTACAGGTTGGAGATGACTCAATGGCAGAGTGCTCTATCAGTAGTGGAATGTCCTAGCACATGCTGAGCCCGGGGTTTCATCTCTAGCACCCCCACCCTCCAACCCCCTCCAAATAAACCCTCTAAAGAGCTGTAGCAAATACCTCTTTTCGTAATCACCTATTTTTCACAACAGTTTTGAGCCCGTTCTTACCTCAGTCATTAGCCATTGTTTCTGCTTGAGTCCAATATCCAAGTGTTGTGTCTCATCCAAAATCTCTTCTAGAGTTAAAGGATATGTGTCTCCTCGCTGATGCCGTGTCTATTGAGGGAAGTTTCAAATGTTAAGTGCATCAAGTCAGTCATAAACTAATCTTCTCAGGAATGTACAACACTATTATCTGAGGTAGTAAGTATGAATACCAGGATCAACAACATGAAATCATACAAAACCAGagagataaaaatcaaacattaaactcagaaggaaaacaaaaataccacaaaCTAACCCGTAAACCAGGAGTGGggatacacacctgtaaccccagcatgtagaaggctgaggcaggaaaattacaagttcaagaccagcctaggttacatgatGAGTTCAAGTACAGCCTGACCTACATGATTAGTTCAAACTAATGGAGGCTACATAACAAGATGCCAATGTGTTGAAAAGGAggtcaacagcaacaacaaatttttctagtcattttaagagtcaattaaaaagaaaagaaaaaacttggagggaaacacagattaacagaaaaagAGATTTAGATCAGGAGTGCAATGTCTGATGCGTCCACTGGTTAAGGTAGAAGGAAACAGGCAACCCTTAAGGAAGACAGAATGCACTCTAATGGCCTGCCATCAACAAGAACAATAACAAGAACATCAACaagaataataactgcagcacaccacactacacacagaGGTTTTGAGCAGAGGAGTTCTCTTTGTGGTCTTGCCCTGCTGGACCACAGTCACACATATGGTCACGCTTGACAAGAGGCGGCCTCTAGTGTCCTCCACTGTGCAAAAAGCTCAGGACGACACAAACAATGAAGTCATCAATGCTCGCTGGAGATAGGACTCATACCTGAAAACCTGTCTAGTCTGGGGTCTGACATCAAAAACACCTAGGCTTATTAAAAGAAGAGGCACATAGGTAAGCAGAAGGGTACTGGAGATTCATGAATGTCAAAGGTGACTCGGAAGAGGGTGTGGCTCCTGAACAGGCGTCTCAGAAGACACTGTGATTCTAAGATTCACTACCACATCCATTTTGGTGTGTACCTGGAGGTGaagggaaatgttttaaaaaatggcttcTCGTGGAACACATCCACAATCTAAAGGTGGACAGGGTACCAAAAGGGATAAGACAGTAGGATTAGGAGGAAGAATGACCTCTGTGTATGAACCTTTTTATATTATTCTACATTTTATATTAAGAGATATATTCcttattcaaaacaaaaataaccgcAAGGCTCTACCTCAGATAGCAACAGAACCTGTTTTCTTTGGGCTTCAGTCCAGCCCTGTAAAACTCCTAATTCTCAACTTTTCACAACTAAAATGTTCCATGAAAAGCAGGGGGAAAAAGCATAAAATCGAATGtaacccaaacaaaaaacattaactGTGCATTTGCTCTTCATTCATCCAAGTCTTTAGCACTGACTACTATATTCTAAAGATGCAGAgataaaacacaatgaaatgCCAATTATACTTACACTTTCCCAACCTCCCAGTTTTGGGGCCAAGTTAGACATGTATCTATAAAATTTAGGTGaaagaatatttcttaaaaagacaaatttatagggctggagagatggctctgaggttaagagcactgactgctcttccagaggtcctgagttcaattcccagcaaccacatggtggctcacaacaacctgtaatgagatctggtgccctcttctggcctgcaggcagaacactgtgtacataataaatctttaaaaaaaaaaaaaaaatctcgccgggcggtggtggcacacgcctttaatcccagcactgggaggcagagctaggcggatctctgtgagttcaaggccagcctgggctacagagtgagttccaggaaaggcgtaaagctacacagagaaaccctgtcccaaaaaaaaaaaaaaaaaaaatctcataatgaaGTTGAGATAGAGATCACTGAAGAGAGTGCTTGGTTAGCACACACACAGCCTAAACCAgcatgccaccacacacacacaaccctagCACTGGGCGGTGGGGGCAGAAGGGTCAGAAGTCATCCTCCAAAGAGtgcatctgaggccagcctaaaaTGTAGCTCAGTAATAGTGGGTGGTTGCCTAGgacacacaaagccctgagtcTTTTAAACCATTTCTCCTCTTCCAATCCTAACACACCTCAATTCCAGTCAGTATTATCCAGGAGCACACTGTTCTCAGGAGAGTGTGataaaagcaaagagaacactagcaaaataaaaataaaataaaaatttaaatttctaggaaaaaaatctttatctcCTCTTCCAATCCTAACACACCTCAATTCCAGTCAGTATTATCCAGGAGCACACTGTTCTCAGGAGAGTGTGataaaagcaaagagaacactagcaaaataaaaataaaataaaaatttaaatttctaggaaaaaaatctttatctaACTAATTCTCTTCAGGATTCCCAAGTTCATTCCGTAACTATtagctcagaaaacaaaaacagggggttggggatttagctcagtggtagagcacttgcctagtaagcacaaggccctgggttccgtcctcagctcaaaaaaaaaaaaaaaaattaaagatgcatAAAGAGCTAAAGCAGTATCAACTGGGGAGCCATTTCCTTTAGGTAACAAAGGTATTTTGCTGTTCTAATTATGCTACATAAAACCCATAAGTGGCATGTACCTTTatctcagaggcaggcagaattaCATTTTAAGAccaggtcttaaaaaaaaaaaggccagtaagatggcccagtaggtaaaggtgcctgaTGCCAAACCCAAtgcccgagtttgatccccagaccccacaatgtaggagaaaaccaacttctgAGTTGTCCCCCGACCACCACACGCACTGGCCACTGGCGATGAAACTTGTGAGTCTCCTAGTGTTGCAGTGCtagggaccgaacccagggcctcacacaggcaCACTATAGCTCTACTCCTACCTTTCTGACTCATCTTCTAGAGGCTGAGGACGGAAACAGTGACTGGGCAGACACCAAACCCTGACAGTCAGTAGTccccactggtgtgtgtgtgtgtgtgtgtgtgtgtgtgtgtgtgtgtgtgtgtgtgtgtgtgtgtgtgtgtacacgctgAGGATGGAAACAGTGACTGGGCAGACACCACACCCTCTGACAGTCAGTAGTccccactggtgtgtgtgtgtgtgtgtgtgtgtgtgtgtgtgtgcacgctgaGGACGGAAACAGTGACTGAGCACACACCAAACCCTCTGACAGTCAGTAGTCCCCACTGGGGTGTGTGTCAAATGATGGCTGCCGCAAAGCTGGAGCTCCAGGTGGTTTGTGGCCCATGACCTAGACAACTGTGCTCATCACAAAACCTCCATTAGAATTATCTTGGCTTTATGAACATTCATTTCTCTGCACTTCAACCTACAAAATCTAAAAACAGCAGACTTGGTGCCAGATTCCATTTTATCATCCTGCCAATAACTAACAAGCAGTAACTACCAAAAGAAAAGGATTACATTCCTTTCCTTGAGGGATGGATCACTGTTACATACAAATCGAACTGAATCAACCTACCCCAATCAACTTCTTCTCAATAACTGCAAAGCAACTCAAATCAGAAGGCAAAAACACTGTCAGTTTCCTccgactgactgactgacagctCCAGGAGTCACCCAACTGTCAGAAGTAGATGGTCATAACGGTTTAACACATAGGGCAATAGGTGACTGGACTCAACAGTCAGAATTTACTGTCATCTGATACGGAGAAATACAAACTAAGATGTTCCTACTGGAAATCAAGTACAAACTCCACAATTCAGACACAGCCAGACACCCAGCTTCTAATTCTTTGGAGTCAATGTTTCCGAAGATCCTCGGTGAGTTTCTTAACCTCCAAGCAGAGAATCAGTCGCCATCATCTGCTTGAACTGTGCAGTTTTTATTTCTCATATGAATGAAGGAACTAGCTTAAAAACTACGCCCATCTTCTCATAGATGTTTTTCTGGGCCATGTGTCTACTGCATGGACGTACTCTTTTTAAGTCAACTGGTGAGCTTAAGTTGTATACTTGACTATAATGTAAATTAAATCAAACATAATTGAGTGCATTACTGTAATGTCAGTTTAACAGAGGGCAAAAGACtggaaacattaaatattttaggGGTTTCTTTAAGTATAATCAACATATAATAAACTACACATACTAAAATGAATAATTTGATAAATCTTggcatatttatataaataccTAACTTCTGAAAACCCCATCTTCTAactccctttttattttgtcaaaaaaaCTAAAGGGACTTTTGTTATGTGAGTACTTACTTTCATGTAATTCACAATCTTCGCAAGAACACCAAACTTATATCCAGAGCTTCCAGATAGTGCTTTCAAGTTAAATGATCCATTGCTATGATCTGAAAATAAAGTTCAAAAgaattattataatattttcatataatatgctATTATGACTtgagcaatgaaaatgattttaactttggtaaaatatttttctttgaattatttcATCTAATGAAGTCTATCCTGTAATATTTTGGCAAAACTCACAAAATCCATGTATGTTTGTTGAATCATCAATTCCCACCCCTCACCCACCCTTCTttagagagagggtctcactctaGTacacactggtcttgaactcaccatcctccacctcagcctccaaagtgctgggactataagATTATGACATATCCTAGGCTAACTATAATTTAAAAGCATTAAAATAGTTTGGGGAAGGAGAGTGCTGGGGGTCAAATTCAGGGCCTGTGTggattaggcaagcactctaacagtGAGCTATACCCCTAGCCCAAATACAAACACTTTAAACttgttgttgtctgttttaaGATAAGAGTCTTAactagtagaccaggctagcctccaaatcagagagatccacctg
It includes:
- the Gtf2e2 gene encoding transcription initiation factor IIE subunit beta; translation: MDPSLLRDRELFKKRALSTPVVEKRAVPSELPSASSKKKKAKVEHGGSSGSKQNTDHSNGSFNLKALSGSSGYKFGVLAKIVNYMKTRHQRGDTYPLTLEEILDETQHLDIGLKQKQWLMTEALVNNPKIEVVDGKYAFKPKYNLKDKKALLRLLDNHDQRGLGGILLEDIEEGLPNSQKAVKALGDQILFVNRPDKKKILFFNDKSCQFSVDEEFQKLWRSVTVDSMDEEKIEEYLKRQGISSMQESGPKKVASIQRRKKPASQKKRRFKTHNEHLAGVLKDYSDITPGK